In Pelomonas sp. SE-A7, one genomic interval encodes:
- a CDS encoding AMP nucleosidase yields MKPAAPFFAPLACADAEAALTQVQRIYDAGVQHLTQALKDFVAGRDPGPVRACYPYVRLRVASAQRADARLAWGFVAGPGVYETTLTEPRLFANYLRQQFQLLLANHGGEIEVGSSHEPIPLHFALGEEAHIEGELSPAQRQRMREIFDLPDLAKMDDAIANGTHETAPGEAEPLSLFTAPRIDYSLQRMRHYSGTSPAHFQNFVLFTNYQFYIDEFIRMGHGLMATPPDPARPDPLDDCIAFVEPGNVITRRAGLPPEAADALGKAPPRLPQMPAYHLVRQDSSGITMVNIGVGPANAKTMTDHIAVLRPHAWLMLGHCAGLRTSQQLGDYVLAHGYVREDHVLDEELPLWVPIPPLAEIQVALEQAVAEVTQLSGFDLKRVLRTGTVASTDNRNWELLPSHRDGGPERRFSQSRAIALDMESATIAANGFRFRVPYGTLLCVSDKPLHGEIKLPGMANHFYRERVDQHLRIGLRTVELLRTASLSRLHSRKLRSFAEVAFQ; encoded by the coding sequence ATGAAGCCCGCCGCCCCGTTCTTCGCTCCGCTGGCCTGTGCCGATGCGGAGGCCGCCCTGACCCAGGTCCAGCGCATCTACGACGCCGGTGTCCAGCACCTGACCCAGGCACTCAAGGACTTCGTCGCCGGCCGCGATCCCGGGCCGGTGCGGGCCTGCTATCCCTATGTGAGATTGCGTGTGGCCAGCGCCCAGCGCGCCGACGCCCGGCTGGCCTGGGGCTTCGTCGCCGGCCCCGGTGTCTACGAGACCACGCTGACCGAGCCGCGGCTGTTCGCCAACTACCTGCGCCAGCAGTTCCAGCTGCTGCTGGCCAACCATGGCGGCGAGATTGAGGTTGGCAGCAGCCACGAGCCCATCCCGCTGCACTTCGCACTGGGCGAGGAGGCGCATATCGAGGGCGAGCTGAGCCCGGCCCAGCGCCAGCGAATGCGCGAGATCTTCGACCTGCCCGACCTGGCCAAGATGGACGACGCCATCGCCAACGGCACGCATGAGACTGCACCGGGCGAGGCCGAGCCGCTGTCGCTGTTCACCGCGCCGCGCATCGACTACTCGCTGCAGCGGATGCGCCACTACAGCGGCACCTCGCCGGCGCATTTCCAGAACTTCGTGCTGTTCACCAACTACCAGTTCTACATAGACGAGTTCATCCGCATGGGCCATGGGCTGATGGCCACGCCGCCCGACCCGGCAAGACCTGACCCGCTGGACGACTGCATCGCCTTCGTCGAACCCGGCAACGTCATCACGCGCCGCGCCGGGTTGCCGCCCGAGGCGGCCGATGCGCTGGGCAAGGCGCCGCCGCGGCTGCCGCAGATGCCGGCGTATCACCTGGTGCGGCAGGACAGCAGCGGCATCACCATGGTCAACATAGGCGTGGGACCGGCCAACGCCAAGACCATGACCGACCACATCGCCGTGCTCAGGCCCCATGCCTGGCTGATGCTGGGCCATTGCGCCGGCCTGCGCACGAGCCAGCAGCTGGGCGACTACGTGCTGGCCCACGGCTATGTGCGCGAGGACCATGTGCTGGACGAGGAGCTGCCGCTGTGGGTGCCGATCCCGCCGCTGGCCGAGATCCAGGTGGCACTGGAGCAGGCGGTGGCCGAGGTGACCCAGCTCTCGGGCTTCGATCTCAAGCGCGTGCTGCGCACCGGCACCGTGGCCTCGACCGACAACCGCAACTGGGAACTGCTGCCCAGCCACCGCGATGGCGGCCCCGAGCGCCGCTTCAGCCAGAGCCGCGCCATTGCGCTCGACATGGAGAGCGCCACCATCGCCGCCAACGGCTTCCGCTTCCGCGTGCCCTACGGCACCCTGCTCTGCGTCAGCGACAAGCCGCTGCATGGCGAGATCAAGCTGCCCGGCATGGCCAACCATTTCTATCGCGAGCGGGTGGACCAGCACCTGCGCATAGGCCTGCGCACCGTGGAACTGCTGCGCACCGCCTCCCTGAGCCGGCTGCACAGCCGCAAGCTGAGGAGCTTTGCGGAAGTGGCGTTCCAGTAG
- a CDS encoding CPBP family intramembrane glutamic endopeptidase, with the protein MDSAGFKSQTAANGRKYPLAYANLVVGLFFLQLFVIALRLTLEHGELDSLSVFSAINSGSLALWLRTMARRRDLASTTLQGSPAGISMVTLHAGSWAQASRSLKLEAWRPFQYSWRSGLSTLLLGFGLTIGLITLIETLAAWAHFQLPPWLALSFDPAGILAVLALAPVLETFLFAWIVHLASRAFSKSSSAACVAGLFFGGLHWFNGWQYAVAVVPGFAVDGFAFLQLRSAGHSLKRRLLYLMAIHAAHNGLALLFVAAGLRG; encoded by the coding sequence ATGGATAGCGCAGGATTCAAGTCTCAAACGGCGGCGAATGGCCGCAAGTACCCACTCGCCTACGCCAACCTGGTGGTCGGCCTGTTCTTCCTCCAGCTGTTCGTCATCGCGCTGCGGCTGACCCTCGAGCATGGCGAGCTGGATTCGCTGTCCGTCTTCTCCGCCATCAACAGCGGCTCCCTGGCCTTGTGGCTGCGAACCATGGCCCGGCGGCGAGACCTGGCGTCGACGACGCTGCAAGGCAGCCCCGCCGGGATCAGCATGGTCACGCTTCACGCGGGCAGTTGGGCCCAGGCCTCGCGGTCCCTGAAGCTGGAGGCGTGGCGGCCGTTCCAGTATTCGTGGCGCAGCGGACTGAGCACGCTGCTGCTGGGGTTCGGGCTGACGATAGGCCTGATCACGCTGATCGAGACCCTGGCTGCCTGGGCCCACTTCCAACTGCCGCCGTGGCTGGCGCTTTCGTTTGATCCGGCTGGCATCCTCGCGGTCTTGGCGCTCGCACCGGTGCTCGAGACATTTCTCTTCGCCTGGATCGTCCACCTCGCCTCTCGCGCCTTCAGCAAGTCCTCAAGCGCCGCCTGCGTTGCGGGTCTGTTCTTCGGCGGGCTGCATTGGTTCAACGGCTGGCAATATGCCGTCGCCGTCGTCCCCGGCTTCGCGGTCGATGGCTTCGCTTTCCTCCAGCTGAGGTCGGCCGGACACTCGCTGAAGCGTCGGCTGCTTTATCTGATGGCCATCCACGCGGCGCACAACGGCCTGGCCCTGCTGTTCGTCGCGGCCGGCCTGCGCGGCTGA
- a CDS encoding GGDEF domain-containing protein has translation MQFDVNTLFSLLLIQALMLAIMLPALMGWRAVSQAAKVVQAAAVLQSLGWMGIVLAGQWPGRWAYGGALLCLSAGFSALWWALQTWVGQRPGRWLMMGLPVLMPAVYVIAYDYPGFRMLWANGLLAVQLGLICLALAWPAKHLERSSRRWRTLLLLALLAVGALTAWRAVLGLQSPDVELQLHSSHPLNISAAILSHVALLACAMSVLVAWRAETESTLKRLTHTDAQTGLCNRRSFTARSVDMISMARRHNEPLAAMKLDLDNFKAVNVEHGEEAGDKAIALFGACLIQEMRLGDLGARVGGQEFAVVMARCDAQGPQALDQRMRKALAERAPKELGFALSFSAGWAKLRPGDRSIEDLMPRAAAALYAAKEAGKGRLCAEPGLEE, from the coding sequence ATGCAATTCGACGTCAACACCCTTTTCAGCCTGCTGCTGATCCAGGCCCTGATGCTGGCCATCATGTTGCCGGCGCTGATGGGCTGGCGGGCGGTCAGCCAGGCAGCCAAGGTGGTGCAGGCCGCAGCGGTGCTGCAGTCGTTGGGCTGGATGGGCATCGTGCTGGCCGGGCAATGGCCGGGGCGCTGGGCCTATGGCGGCGCACTCCTGTGCCTCAGCGCCGGCTTCAGCGCGCTGTGGTGGGCCCTGCAGACCTGGGTCGGCCAGCGGCCGGGACGCTGGCTGATGATGGGGCTGCCGGTGCTGATGCCGGCGGTCTATGTGATCGCCTATGACTACCCGGGCTTCCGCATGCTGTGGGCCAACGGCCTGCTGGCCGTTCAGCTGGGCCTGATCTGCCTGGCCCTGGCCTGGCCGGCCAAGCACCTGGAACGCTCCAGCCGGCGCTGGCGCACCTTGTTGTTACTGGCCCTGCTGGCCGTAGGCGCGCTGACCGCCTGGCGCGCCGTGCTGGGCCTGCAGTCGCCCGATGTGGAACTGCAGTTGCACAGCAGCCATCCGCTCAACATCAGCGCCGCCATCCTCAGCCACGTGGCCCTGCTGGCCTGCGCCATGTCGGTGCTGGTGGCCTGGCGGGCCGAGACCGAGTCCACGCTCAAGCGCCTGACCCATACCGATGCCCAGACCGGCCTGTGCAACCGCCGCTCGTTCACCGCCCGCTCGGTGGACATGATCTCCATGGCCCGCCGCCACAACGAGCCGCTGGCCGCGATGAAGCTGGACCTCGACAACTTCAAGGCGGTCAACGTCGAGCATGGCGAGGAAGCCGGCGACAAGGCCATCGCCCTGTTCGGCGCCTGCCTGATTCAGGAGATGCGCCTGGGCGACCTGGGGGCCCGGGTCGGCGGCCAGGAGTTCGCCGTCGTCATGGCGCGCTGCGACGCCCAGGGCCCGCAGGCGCTGGACCAACGCATGCGCAAGGCCCTGGCCGAGCGCGCGCCCAAGGAGCTGGGTTTTGCCCTGTCCTTCAGCGCCGGCTGGGCCAAGCTACGCCCCGGCGACCGCAGCATCGAGGACCTGATGCCGCGTGCGGCTGCCGCCCTCTATGCGGCCAAGGAAGCCGGCAAGGGCCGGCTGTGTGCGGAGCCCGGCCTGGAGGAGTAA
- a CDS encoding GNAT family N-acetyltransferase: protein MQYPQQLQLRPTPRDRAQAVLHKLNSGDTHWIPALAELLVDNVHQGACLGFLAPLSRFAAQDYWHQVLARLGPHHQLWIACDGERLQGSVQLSLCPRANAHHRGEVQQLMVHSRARGMGWAGRLMARVECAALAQGRTLLVLDAPAGTQAEAVYLHLDWQRAGEIPGHSACADGVLLASAMYYKRLQLPS from the coding sequence ATGCAGTACCCGCAACAACTCCAGCTCAGGCCGACCCCGCGTGACCGCGCGCAGGCCGTGCTGCACAAGCTGAATTCCGGTGACACCCACTGGATCCCCGCCCTCGCCGAGCTGCTGGTAGACAACGTCCACCAGGGCGCCTGCCTGGGCTTTCTGGCGCCGCTGTCGCGCTTCGCCGCCCAGGACTACTGGCACCAGGTGCTGGCCCGCCTGGGCCCGCACCACCAGCTCTGGATCGCCTGCGACGGCGAACGCCTACAAGGCAGCGTCCAGCTCTCGCTGTGCCCGCGGGCCAATGCCCACCACCGGGGCGAGGTCCAGCAGCTGATGGTCCACAGCCGCGCCCGCGGCATGGGCTGGGCCGGCCGGTTGATGGCCCGGGTGGAATGCGCCGCACTGGCCCAGGGCCGCACATTGCTGGTGCTGGATGCACCGGCCGGCACCCAGGCCGAGGCGGTCTACCTGCACCTGGACTGGCAGCGGGCCGGCGAGATTCCCGGCCACAGCGCCTGCGCCGACGGCGTTCTGCTCGCCTCGGCGATGTACTACAAGCGCCTGCAGTTGCCGAGCTGA
- a CDS encoding GNAT family N-acetyltransferase, translating into MDREPTLLRLDSAQAGRAWLPQLCDLLLDEVSHGASIGFLAPLSAGEALDYWEEVLARLGSEHRLWLLLDGPRLLGSVQLSLCERANGRHRAEVQKLFVTRRARGQGHARRLMQALELEARAAARTLLVLDTEAGSLAETVYRRLGWRHAGEIPAFAASPDGELRATALYFKLLKHKPQQAEGTTSSEQQQQSMAHA; encoded by the coding sequence ATGGACCGCGAACCCACCCTGCTGCGCCTGGACTCCGCCCAGGCCGGCCGCGCCTGGCTGCCCCAGCTCTGCGATCTGCTGCTGGACGAGGTCTCGCATGGCGCCTCGATTGGCTTTCTCGCGCCGCTGTCGGCCGGCGAGGCCCTGGACTACTGGGAGGAGGTGCTGGCCCGGCTCGGCAGCGAGCACCGGCTCTGGCTGCTGCTGGACGGCCCGCGGCTGCTGGGCTCGGTGCAGCTGAGCCTGTGCGAGCGGGCCAACGGCCGCCACCGGGCCGAGGTGCAGAAGCTCTTCGTCACCCGCCGCGCCCGCGGCCAGGGCCATGCCCGGCGGCTGATGCAGGCGCTGGAACTGGAAGCCCGGGCCGCCGCCCGGACCCTGCTGGTGCTGGACACCGAGGCCGGCTCGCTGGCCGAGACCGTCTACCGCCGCCTGGGCTGGCGCCATGCCGGCGAGATTCCGGCCTTTGCCGCAAGCCCTGATGGCGAGCTACGCGCCACTGCGCTCTACTTCAAGCTGCTGAAGCACAAGCCTCAGCAAGCTGAAGGAACGACGAGCAGTGAACAGCAGCAACAATCCATGGCCCACGCATGA
- a CDS encoding acyl-CoA dehydrogenase family protein: protein MNSSNNPWPTHEVANQVDELSGYNLFASDPALQEGLQRSGADWAAAQFHGYGETLGSAETYALADAANRHAPELHSFDARGRRIDRVEFHPAWDQLLAMYRGQGLVGLAFEPEARPGRWAAFAAGFYLHGQAEAGTLCPATMTQAAIPVLARDPQLAALLPQLRSPMHDPRDLPIAQKNSLWIGMGMTEKQGGSDVRANSTVATPLGGAGGREYSLRGHKWFFSVPMSDAHLVTAQTEAGVSCFFVPRWRPDGSKNPVQVQRLKDKIGNRSNSSSEVEFLGAWGQLVGEEGRGIPTIIEMAGYTRLNCVIGSAALMRQALVQALHYSRRREAFGRRLAEQPLMRSVLADLALESEAALQLSLRLAQGFENGERAWQRILAPAAKLWVCKRAVEFCGEAIEVFGGNGYVDNGVMARLYREAPVNSIWEGSGNVMALDLLRAFAREPQELLALLDQWQSEAEPLLQGEIEALRRQLTGDPTPLEAQARWLGQRLVLLAQAMLMRKHAPAFMADAFIATRFASRDGGRIYGALDLRAFDVAAILERAFPQ, encoded by the coding sequence GTGAACAGCAGCAACAATCCATGGCCCACGCATGAGGTCGCCAACCAGGTCGACGAGCTGAGCGGCTACAACCTCTTTGCCAGCGACCCGGCCCTGCAGGAGGGCCTGCAACGCAGCGGCGCCGATTGGGCCGCCGCACAGTTCCACGGCTATGGCGAAACCCTGGGCAGCGCCGAGACCTATGCGCTAGCCGATGCCGCCAACCGCCACGCGCCCGAGCTGCACAGCTTCGACGCCCGCGGCCGGCGCATAGACCGGGTCGAGTTCCACCCCGCCTGGGACCAGCTGCTGGCGATGTACCGCGGCCAGGGCCTGGTCGGCCTGGCCTTCGAACCCGAGGCCCGGCCCGGCCGCTGGGCCGCCTTTGCTGCAGGCTTCTACCTGCATGGCCAGGCCGAGGCCGGCACGCTGTGCCCGGCCACCATGACCCAGGCCGCGATCCCGGTGCTGGCGCGCGACCCGCAACTCGCGGCCCTGCTGCCCCAGCTGCGCTCGCCTATGCACGACCCGCGCGACCTGCCCATAGCCCAGAAGAACAGCCTCTGGATAGGCATGGGCATGACCGAAAAGCAGGGCGGCTCCGACGTGCGCGCCAACAGCACGGTGGCCACGCCTCTTGGTGGTGCCGGTGGCCGCGAATACAGCCTGCGCGGCCACAAGTGGTTCTTCTCGGTACCCATGAGCGACGCCCACCTGGTCACCGCCCAGACCGAGGCCGGCGTGTCCTGCTTCTTCGTGCCGCGCTGGCGGCCGGACGGCAGCAAGAACCCGGTCCAGGTCCAGCGGCTCAAGGACAAGATCGGCAACCGCAGCAACAGCAGCAGCGAGGTCGAGTTCCTCGGCGCCTGGGGCCAGCTGGTGGGCGAGGAAGGCCGCGGCATCCCGACCATCATCGAGATGGCCGGCTACACCCGGCTCAACTGCGTGATCGGCAGCGCGGCCCTGATGCGCCAGGCCCTGGTCCAGGCCCTGCACTACAGCCGCCGCCGCGAGGCTTTCGGCCGCCGCCTGGCCGAGCAGCCGCTGATGCGCAGCGTGCTGGCCGACCTGGCGCTGGAGAGCGAGGCGGCCTTGCAGCTGTCGCTGCGCCTGGCACAGGGATTCGAGAACGGCGAGCGTGCCTGGCAGCGCATCCTGGCGCCGGCCGCCAAGCTCTGGGTCTGCAAGCGCGCGGTGGAGTTCTGCGGCGAGGCCATCGAGGTCTTTGGCGGCAATGGCTATGTCGATAACGGCGTGATGGCGCGCTTGTACCGCGAAGCCCCGGTCAATTCGATCTGGGAGGGTTCGGGCAATGTGATGGCCCTGGACCTCTTGCGCGCCTTCGCCCGCGAACCGCAGGAGCTGCTGGCCCTGCTGGACCAATGGCAGTCCGAGGCCGAGCCGCTGCTGCAGGGCGAGATCGAAGCCTTGCGCCGCCAGCTCACCGGCGACCCAACGCCGCTGGAAGCCCAGGCCCGCTGGCTGGGCCAGCGCCTGGTGCTGCTGGCCCAGGCCATGCTGATGCGCAAGCATGCGCCGGCCTTCATGGCCGACGCCTTCATCGCCACGCGCTTCGCCAGCCGCGACGGTGGCCGCATCTACGGCGCCCTGGACCTGCGGGCCTTCGACGTGGCGGCCATCCTGGAGCGGGCCTTCCCGCAGTAA
- a CDS encoding alpha/beta fold hydrolase, with amino-acid sequence MSTTLSAWLFRMGLGLGLLLLAGLVWIYLRQERLIFFPEALPAEHHYDFGADVKELRLPVAGGAELSALHLKLDEPKGLVFYLHGNGGNLQGWFANADFYRRAGYDLFMLDYRGYGKSGGRIESEAQLRADVRTAWDLVSPQYAGKRRIIIGRSLGTALAAGLAAEVRPEQLILVSPFTRMVELMRLHFPLLPTPLLRYPLDTAGSLQAWQGPLLLIHGDRDELIPPAQSESLQAGQPQSRLVRIPGAGHNDLQAFPRYLEAVREVLP; translated from the coding sequence ATGTCCACGACGCTGAGCGCCTGGCTGTTTCGAATGGGCCTGGGCCTGGGCCTGCTGCTGCTGGCCGGCCTGGTCTGGATCTACCTGCGGCAGGAGCGGCTGATCTTCTTTCCCGAGGCCTTGCCGGCCGAGCACCACTACGACTTCGGCGCCGACGTGAAGGAACTGCGCCTGCCGGTGGCCGGTGGCGCCGAGCTGTCGGCCCTGCACCTGAAGCTGGACGAGCCCAAGGGCCTGGTCTTCTACCTGCACGGCAATGGCGGCAATCTGCAGGGCTGGTTCGCCAATGCCGATTTCTACCGGCGCGCCGGCTACGACCTCTTCATGCTGGACTACCGCGGCTACGGCAAGAGCGGCGGCCGCATCGAGAGCGAGGCGCAACTGCGGGCCGATGTGCGCACGGCCTGGGACCTGGTCTCACCGCAGTACGCCGGCAAGCGCCGCATCATCATCGGCCGCTCGCTGGGCACGGCCCTGGCGGCCGGGCTGGCGGCCGAGGTGCGGCCCGAGCAGCTGATCCTCGTCTCGCCGTTCACGCGCATGGTCGAGCTGATGCGCCTGCATTTCCCGCTGCTGCCCACGCCGCTGCTGCGCTATCCGCTGGACACGGCCGGCTCGCTGCAGGCCTGGCAGGGTCCGCTGCTGCTGATCCATGGGGACCGCGACGAGCTGATCCCGCCGGCCCAGAGCGAAAGCCTGCAGGCCGGCCAGCCGCAGTCGCGCCTGGTGCGCATCCCGGGCGCCGGCCACAACGACCTGCAGGCCTTTCCGCGCTACCTGGAGGCGGTGCGCGAAGTCCTGCCCTGA
- a CDS encoding PQQ-dependent sugar dehydrogenase — MQSNRRSAWTLLGLLLWLIAGCGGGGGASAGPAPTPAPTPVPTTPPQLTTLRSDLQNPWGLAFLPDGQMLVTQRGGSLVRLPAGGQGVATTISGVPAVNSAGQGGLLDVAIDPDFSTTPWVYLSYSEPGVGAEAGRAGTSVARGRLVGNALQDVTVIFRQAPKVTGSGHFGSRLVFARDKTLFVTLGERQQGSPAQDLAQTLGKVVRINRDGSLPNDNPAFGVGARPGIWSLGHRNPQGAALHPTTGELWVSEHGPQGGDEINIARAGANYGWPVKSYGCNYGDPVGDGCRLGGGIHAPTYVEPLTYWVPTSIAPAGLAFYTGAMFPEWQGQLFSGALAGQALWRLQLNGNQVTARTSMFGDLGERFRDVRQAPDGALLLLTDSGKLLRLAR, encoded by the coding sequence ATGCAAAGCAACCGTCGCTCCGCCTGGACCCTGCTGGGCCTGCTGCTGTGGCTGATCGCAGGATGCGGTGGCGGCGGTGGCGCTTCGGCTGGACCTGCGCCCACACCTGCACCGACGCCCGTGCCGACCACGCCGCCGCAGCTGACCACGCTGCGCAGCGACCTGCAGAACCCCTGGGGCCTGGCCTTCCTGCCCGACGGCCAGATGCTGGTGACCCAGCGCGGCGGCAGCCTGGTGCGCTTGCCGGCCGGAGGCCAGGGCGTGGCGACGACGATCAGCGGTGTGCCCGCGGTCAATTCGGCCGGGCAGGGCGGCCTGCTGGATGTGGCCATCGATCCCGATTTCTCGACCACGCCCTGGGTCTACCTCAGCTATTCCGAACCCGGCGTCGGCGCCGAGGCCGGCCGGGCCGGCACCTCGGTGGCACGCGGTCGCCTGGTCGGCAATGCGCTGCAGGACGTGACGGTGATCTTCCGCCAGGCGCCCAAGGTCACCGGTAGCGGGCATTTCGGCTCACGCCTGGTGTTCGCTCGCGACAAGACCCTGTTCGTGACCCTGGGCGAGCGCCAGCAGGGCAGCCCGGCGCAAGACCTGGCACAGACCCTGGGCAAGGTGGTGCGCATCAACCGCGACGGCAGCCTGCCGAACGACAACCCGGCCTTCGGCGTCGGCGCGCGGCCCGGTATCTGGAGCCTGGGCCACCGTAATCCGCAAGGCGCGGCCCTGCATCCGACCACCGGCGAACTGTGGGTGAGCGAGCATGGGCCTCAGGGCGGCGACGAGATCAACATCGCCCGCGCCGGCGCCAACTACGGCTGGCCGGTGAAGAGCTATGGCTGCAACTACGGCGACCCGGTTGGCGACGGTTGCCGGCTCGGCGGTGGCATCCATGCGCCGACCTATGTGGAGCCGCTGACCTACTGGGTGCCGACCTCCATCGCGCCCGCGGGCCTGGCCTTCTACACCGGCGCCATGTTCCCCGAGTGGCAGGGCCAGCTGTTCTCCGGCGCGCTGGCCGGGCAGGCGCTGTGGCGGCTGCAGCTCAATGGCAACCAGGTGACGGCGCGGACCTCGATGTTCGGCGACCTCGGCGAGCGCTTCCGCGACGTGCGCCAGGCGCCGGATGGCGCGCTCCTGCTGCTGACCGACAGCGGCAAGCTCTTGCGCCTGGCCCGCTGA
- a CDS encoding vanadium-dependent haloperoxidase, producing the protein MKNPLRRRLVCALLLLTLALPVRAIDPGVVLDWAAQATASIEMLPASRQPRASAMVDLAVFNALNAIEPRYRGYGPPLEASPQALPEAAVAAAVWGVLSNEPQAEHSRLARAYQDAIARLPEGAARQAGIALGLRAAQQLIALRAEDGFEHVAGPQPAASSGLFQTIPGRGASAFRINKQPLNPLGVINIDRFEPGAPPSPESELAKRELVEAKTLGGRQSSSRTADQTAAALFWNSGPPGDEQQFIRGLLHAQPLPALETARLLALLSMSDFDSRLLGSRLKLKHQRWRPQTAIASEFTPAAQRDASWLPLLRTPVDPEYPSGYALWAGVLEALLPLVQPKALERFNSATGQTRQWASVQALAEEMGQSRIWGGVHFRSSIEAGRRLGRQVAEEILANQLQPLAR; encoded by the coding sequence ATGAAGAACCCGCTGCGGAGACGACTAGTCTGTGCCTTGCTGCTGCTGACGCTGGCCCTGCCGGTCCGGGCCATCGACCCCGGCGTGGTGCTGGACTGGGCGGCGCAGGCCACGGCCAGCATAGAAATGCTGCCCGCGTCGCGCCAGCCGCGCGCGTCGGCAATGGTCGATCTGGCCGTCTTCAATGCGTTGAACGCCATCGAGCCCCGCTACCGCGGCTACGGCCCGCCGCTGGAAGCGAGTCCGCAGGCCTTGCCGGAAGCGGCCGTGGCCGCCGCCGTCTGGGGCGTGCTCAGCAATGAGCCACAGGCCGAGCACAGCCGCCTGGCGCGCGCCTACCAGGACGCCATCGCCCGCCTGCCCGAGGGCGCGGCACGCCAGGCCGGCATTGCGCTGGGCCTGCGGGCGGCCCAGCAGCTGATTGCGCTGCGCGCCGAGGATGGCTTCGAGCACGTGGCCGGCCCGCAGCCGGCGGCTTCCAGCGGCTTGTTCCAGACGATCCCGGGCCGCGGCGCCTCGGCCTTCCGGATCAACAAGCAGCCCTTGAACCCGCTGGGCGTGATCAACATCGACCGCTTCGAGCCGGGCGCCCCGCCCTCGCCTGAAAGCGAACTGGCCAAGCGCGAACTGGTCGAGGCCAAGACGCTCGGAGGCCGGCAGAGCAGCAGCCGCACGGCCGACCAGACGGCGGCCGCCCTGTTCTGGAACTCGGGCCCGCCGGGCGACGAGCAGCAGTTCATCCGCGGCCTGCTCCATGCCCAGCCGCTGCCCGCGCTGGAGACGGCGCGCCTGCTGGCCCTGCTGTCGATGAGCGACTTCGACTCGCGCCTGCTGGGCAGCCGGCTCAAGCTCAAGCACCAGCGCTGGCGCCCGCAGACCGCCATCGCCAGCGAGTTCACGCCGGCTGCGCAGCGCGATGCGAGCTGGCTGCCGCTGCTGCGCACGCCGGTCGATCCCGAGTACCCATCGGGTTATGCGCTCTGGGCCGGTGTGCTGGAGGCACTGCTGCCGCTGGTCCAGCCCAAGGCACTGGAGCGCTTCAATTCGGCCACCGGCCAGACCCGGCAATGGGCCAGCGTCCAGGCCCTGGCCGAGGAGATGGGCCAGTCGCGGATCTGGGGCGGCGTGCATTTCCGCAGCTCCATCGAGGCCGGCCGCCGACTGGGCCGCCAGGTGGCCGAGGAAATCCTGGCCAACCAGCTGCAGCCGCTGGCGCGCTGA